A portion of the Juglans microcarpa x Juglans regia isolate MS1-56 chromosome 1D, Jm3101_v1.0, whole genome shotgun sequence genome contains these proteins:
- the LOC121255190 gene encoding ribosome biogenesis protein BMS1 homolog isoform X3, protein MALDSTGIDQSHKVHRTRQAGPKKKAKSDKKKKNISENDRKQNPKAFAFSSSVKAKRLQSRSVEKEQRRLHVPLIDRSYGEPAPFVVVVHGPPQVGKSLLIKSLVKHYTKHNMSEVRGPITIVSGKQRRLQFIECPNDINGMIDAAKFADLALLLIDGSYGFEMETFEFLNILQVHGFPKVMGVLTHLDKFKDAKKLRKTKQRLKHRFWTEIYDGAKLFYLSGLIHGKYAKREIHNLARFISVMKFHPLSWRASHPYILVDRLEDVTPPEQVRMNKKCDRNITLYGYLRGCNMKKGTKVHIAGVGDYGLAGITGLADPCPLPSAAKKKGLRDKEKLFYAPMSGLGDLLYDKDAVYININDHFVQFSNVGDENGVTHKAGKDRDVGEVLVKSLQNTKYSVDEKLEKSFISLFGRKPNMPLEAQNDGKDDHETVEQAHKIEPSERENSGDEIEADESDEESDGGDLDGTESSDQDEAIQKDAMIKSKGGVSEEETVDTFEQQSPLKDHLQEHVEYHGGRLRRKALFGKDTDHKDLKDSEEENENSDDGADNQTPSGSDFSEEDGEDHEIDDDMGNISKWKESLMERTVSRQNTNLMQLVYGKATSTPTTTLNELQDSSDDEESDGDDFFKPKGEGKKNLGEGFDEGNVNAEDCSKFTNLENLKNWKDEELIQSIHDRFVTGDWQKAKSRNKVLGSNSEEEDDDDAVYGDFEDLEAEYTRHQTNDIGNGAIQKENDTAAEERRLKKLALRAKFDAQFNGSESPDEEVDKKDGAKFHRGQANESSYFDKLKEEIEIRKQMNISELNDLDEPTRIEIEGFRTGTYLRLEVHDVPFEMVEYFDPCHPILVGGVGLGEENVGYMQARLKRHRWHKKLLKNRDPIIVSIGWRRYQTIPVYATEDQNGRHRMLKYTHEHMHCLATFWGPLAPPNTGVVAVQNVSNNQATFRITATAVVLEFNHAARIVKKIKMVGYPCKIFKKTALIKDMFTSDLEVARFEGAAIQTVSGIRGQVKKAAKEEMGNEPKKKGGQPREGIARCTFEDKIKMSDIVFLRAWTQVEVPCFYNPLSTALQPREQTWQGMKTVAELRREYNLPIPLNKDSLYKPIERKPKKFNPLVIPKNLQAALPFASKPKDIPSRKRPLLEKRRPAVVMEPHERKVHALVQHLQLIRNEKMKKRKLKEDKRKKELEVERTKDEQLSRKRQREERRERYREQDKLKKKKIRRNA, encoded by the exons ATGGCTTTAGACAGTACTGGCATTGATCAGTCGCACAAGGTGCATCGAACTCGCCAGGCCGGTCCCAAGAAGAAGGCGAAATccgacaagaagaagaaaaacatttcCGAGAACGACAGGAAACAAAACCCTAAG GCATTTGCTTTTAGTTCTTCGGTGAAAGCGAAGCGATTACAGTCGCGGTCGGTCGAGAAAGAACAGAGAAGGCTTCACGTCCCGCTGATTGATCGGTCTTATGGCGAACCGGCACCGTTTGTTGTTGTGGTGCATGGTCCTCCCCAG GTTGGGAAATCGCTCCTGATAAAGTCTCTTGTAAAGCATTATACCAAACACAACATGTCTGAGGTTCGAGGGCCAATCACAATTGTATCAG GTAAGCAAAGGCGACTACAGTTTATTGAGTGCCCAAACGATATCAATGGCATGATTGACGCAGCAAAGTTTGCTGATCTTGCTTTGCTTCTTATAGATGGAAGTTATGGTTTCGAAATG GAAACGTTTGAATTCCTGAATATATTGCAAGTTCATGGGTTCCCAAAGGTTATGGGAGTTCTTACTCACCTTGATAAGTTTAAGGATGCAAAGAAACTGAGGAAAACAAAGCAGCGTCTCAAGCATCGTTTCTGGACCGAAATATATGATGGAgcaaaattgttttatttatctgGTTTAATTCATGGGAA GTATGCTAAGCGTGAAATTCACAATCTTGCACGGTTTATCTCTGTAATGAAATTTCATCCCCTGTCTTGGCGAGCTTCTCATCCTTATATTTTAGTAGATCGACTTGAAGATGTCACTCCTCCTGAGCAAGTGCgaatgaataaaaaatgtgaTAGAAACATCACTCTTTATGGTTATTTGCGAGGCTGTAATATGAAGAAGGGGACTAAG GTGCATATTGCTGGTGTGGGTGATTACGGTTTAGCTGGCATTACAGGGTTAGCTGATCCCTGTCCTTTACCATCAGCTGCAAAAAAGAAAGGGCTTCGTGATaaagaaaaattgttttatGCACCTATGTCTGGACTTGGGGATCTTCTTTATGACAAGGATGCTGTctatataaacataaatgacCACTTCGTTCAGTTTTCTAATGTTGGTGATGAGAATGGAGTGACACACAaag CAGGAAAGGACCGAGATGTGGGTGAGGTTTTGGTGAAATCTCTTCAGAACACAAAGTACTCAGTTGatgaaaagttagaaaaaagCTTCATAAGCCTTTTTGGCCGGAAGCCTAATATGCCATTAGAGGCTCAAAATGATGGAAAAGATGATCATGAAACTGTAGAGCAGGCTCACAAAATAGAACcttcagagagagagaattctgGGGATGAAATTGAAGCAGACGAATCTGATGAAGAAAGTGATGGTGGAGATTTGGATGGTACAGAATCTTCAGATCAAGACGAAGCCATTCAAAAAGATGCAATGATAAAAAGTAAAGGTGGTGTTTCTGAAGAAGAGACTGTTGATACATTTGAGCAGCAATCTCCTCTTAAAGATCACTTGCAGGAACATGTTGAGTACCATGGTGGAAGGCTAAGGCGAAAAGCTCTCTTTGGAAAGGACACTGATCACAAGGATTTGAAG GATTCggaagaagagaatgaaaacAGTGATGATGGTGCAGATAACCAGACACCCTCTGGTTCAGATTTTTcagaggaagatggagaggatCATGAAATAGATG ATGACATGGGAAACATTTCAAAGTGGAAAGAGTCTTTGATGGAAAGGACTGTCTCGAGACAAAACACAAATCTTATGCAACTTGTATATGGGAAAGCTACATCAACACCAACTACAACTCTTAATGAATTACAAGATAGCAGTGACGATGAGGAAAGTGATGGAGACGACTTCTTTAAGCCAAAAGGAGAAGGGAAAAAG AATCTGGGAGAAGGATTTGATGAAGGAAATGTCAATGCTGAGGACTGTTCCAAATTCACAAATCtggaaaatctaaaaaactgGAAAGATGAAGAGCTTATTCAGAGTATTCATGACCGTTTTGTAACTGGTGATTGGCAAAAAGCTAAAAGTAGAAATAAGGTCCTGGGGTCCAAttctgaagaagaagatgatgacgatGCTGTCTATGGCGATTTTGAAGATTTAGAAGCCGAGTACACTAGGCATCAGACCAATGATATTGGCAATGGTGCAATTCAAAAGGAAAACGACACGGCAGCTGAGGAGCGAAGGCTTAAGAAGCTGGCTCTTCGAGCAAAGTTTGATGCGCA ATTTAACGGATCTGAATCACcagatgaagaagttgataaaaAGGATGGAGCCAAGTTTCATCGTGGTCAAGCTAATGAAAGTAGTTATTTTGACAAG TTGAAGGAGGAGATTGAAATTCGTAAACAGATGAATATATCTGAACTCAATGATCTTGATGAGCCCACCAGAATAGAGATAGAGGGCTTTCGGACAGGGACTTACCTGAGATTGGAGGTTCATGATGTTCCTTTTGAGATGGTTGAATATTTCGATCCATGCCATCCAATTTTGGTTGGCGGAGTTGGTCTTGGGGAGGAAAATGTCGGATACATGCAG GCCAGGTTGAAGCGGCACAGATGGCACAAGAAGTTACTGAAGAATAGAGATCCCATAATTGTTTCAATTGGATGGAGACGTTACCAAACTATACCTGTTTACGCCACTGAGGATCAAAATGGAAGGCATCGCATGCTTAAGTATACTCACGAACACATGCATTGCCTTGCCACATTCTGGGGTCCTCTTGCCCCTCCCAATACTGGTGTCGTTGCTGTTCAGAATGTATCCAACAATCag GCTACATTTAGGATTACTGCTACTGCAGTTGTGCTTGAGTTCAATCATGCGGCTCGAATAGTGAAGAAAATCAAGATGGTTGGTTACCCCTGCAAGATCTTCAAGAAGACAGCACTTATCAAGGATATGTTTACTTCAGATCTTGAAGTTGCTCGGTTTGAAGGTGCAGCTATTCAAACCGTCAGTGGGATTCGGGGCCAGGTTAAGAAG GCTGCAAAAGAAGAGATGGGCAACGAACCAAAAAAGAAGGGAGGACAGCCTAGAGAAGGGATTGCAAGGTGTACCTTTGAGGATAAGATCAAGATGAGTGACATTGTTTTCTTGCGTGCATGGACTCAAGTCGAAGTTCCTTGCTTTTACAACCCATTGTCAACAGCCTTGCAACCTCGCGAGCAGACCTGGCAAGGAATGAAAACTGTAGCTGAATTGAGGAGAGAATACAATCTTCCCATTCCTCTTAACAAGGATTCACTCTACAAG CCAATTGAAAGGAAGCCAAAGAAGTTCAACCCATTGGTGATACCGAAGAACTTGCAGGCAGCTCTCCCATTTGCATCAAAGCCCAAGGACATTCCTAGTCGGAAACGACCACTTCTTGAAAAGAGAAGACCGGCTGTGGTCATGGAGCCTCATGAGCGAAAAGTTCATGCTCTTGTTCAACATCTTCAATTGATTAGAAATGAGAAG ATGAAGAAGCGAAAGCTTAAGGAAGACAAGAGGAAGAAAGAACTCGAGGTAGAGAGAACCAAAGATGAGCAGTTGTCGAGAAAGCGTCAGAGAGAAGAAAGACGGGAGAGATATCGGGAGCAAGAtaaactgaagaagaagaaaattcgGAGAAATGCATAG
- the LOC121255190 gene encoding ribosome biogenesis protein BMS1 homolog isoform X2, whose product MALDSTGIDQSHKVHRTRQAGPKKKAKSDKKKKNISENDRKQNPKAFAFSSSVKAKRLQSRSVEKEQRRLHVPLIDRSYGEPAPFVVVVHGPPQVGKSLLIKSLVKHYTKHNMSEVRGPITIVSGKQRRLQFIECPNDINGMIDAAKFADLALLLIDGSYGFEMETFEFLNILQVHGFPKVMGVLTHLDKFKDAKKLRKTKQRLKHRFWTEIYDGAKLFYLSGLIHGKYAKREIHNLARFISVMKFHPLSWRASHPYILVDRLEDVTPPEQVRMNKKCDRNITLYGYLRGCNMKKGTKVHIAGVGDYGLAGITGLADPCPLPSAAKKKGLRDKEKLFYAPMSGLGDLLYDKDAVYININDHFVQFSNVGDENGVTHKGKDRDVGEVLVKSLQNTKYSVDEKLEKSFISLFGRKPNMPLEAQNDGKDDHETVEQAHKIEPSERENSGDEIEADESDEESDGGDLDGTESSDQDEAIQKDAMIKSKGGVSEEETVDTFEQQSPLKDHLQEHVEYHGGRLRRKALFGKDTDHKDLKDSEEENENSDDGADNQTPSGSDFSEEDGEDHEIDEDDMGNISKWKESLMERTVSRQNTNLMQLVYGKATSTPTTTLNELQDSSDDEESDGDDFFKPKGEGKKNLGEGFDEGNVNAEDCSKFTNLENLKNWKDEELIQSIHDRFVTGDWQKAKSRNKVLGSNSEEEDDDDAVYGDFEDLEAEYTRHQTNDIGNGAIQKENDTAAEERRLKKLALRAKFDAQFNGSESPDEEVDKKDGAKFHRGQANESSYFDKLKEEIEIRKQMNISELNDLDEPTRIEIEGFRTGTYLRLEVHDVPFEMVEYFDPCHPILVGGVGLGEENVGYMQARLKRHRWHKKLLKNRDPIIVSIGWRRYQTIPVYATEDQNGRHRMLKYTHEHMHCLATFWGPLAPPNTGVVAVQNVSNNQATFRITATAVVLEFNHAARIVKKIKMVGYPCKIFKKTALIKDMFTSDLEVARFEGAAIQTVSGIRGQVKKAAKEEMGNEPKKKGGQPREGIARCTFEDKIKMSDIVFLRAWTQVEVPCFYNPLSTALQPREQTWQGMKTVAELRREYNLPIPLNKDSLYKPIERKPKKFNPLVIPKNLQAALPFASKPKDIPSRKRPLLEKRRPAVVMEPHERKVHALVQHLQLIRNEKMKKRKLKEDKRKKELEVERTKDEQLSRKRQREERRERYREQDKLKKKKIRRNA is encoded by the exons ATGGCTTTAGACAGTACTGGCATTGATCAGTCGCACAAGGTGCATCGAACTCGCCAGGCCGGTCCCAAGAAGAAGGCGAAATccgacaagaagaagaaaaacatttcCGAGAACGACAGGAAACAAAACCCTAAG GCATTTGCTTTTAGTTCTTCGGTGAAAGCGAAGCGATTACAGTCGCGGTCGGTCGAGAAAGAACAGAGAAGGCTTCACGTCCCGCTGATTGATCGGTCTTATGGCGAACCGGCACCGTTTGTTGTTGTGGTGCATGGTCCTCCCCAG GTTGGGAAATCGCTCCTGATAAAGTCTCTTGTAAAGCATTATACCAAACACAACATGTCTGAGGTTCGAGGGCCAATCACAATTGTATCAG GTAAGCAAAGGCGACTACAGTTTATTGAGTGCCCAAACGATATCAATGGCATGATTGACGCAGCAAAGTTTGCTGATCTTGCTTTGCTTCTTATAGATGGAAGTTATGGTTTCGAAATG GAAACGTTTGAATTCCTGAATATATTGCAAGTTCATGGGTTCCCAAAGGTTATGGGAGTTCTTACTCACCTTGATAAGTTTAAGGATGCAAAGAAACTGAGGAAAACAAAGCAGCGTCTCAAGCATCGTTTCTGGACCGAAATATATGATGGAgcaaaattgttttatttatctgGTTTAATTCATGGGAA GTATGCTAAGCGTGAAATTCACAATCTTGCACGGTTTATCTCTGTAATGAAATTTCATCCCCTGTCTTGGCGAGCTTCTCATCCTTATATTTTAGTAGATCGACTTGAAGATGTCACTCCTCCTGAGCAAGTGCgaatgaataaaaaatgtgaTAGAAACATCACTCTTTATGGTTATTTGCGAGGCTGTAATATGAAGAAGGGGACTAAG GTGCATATTGCTGGTGTGGGTGATTACGGTTTAGCTGGCATTACAGGGTTAGCTGATCCCTGTCCTTTACCATCAGCTGCAAAAAAGAAAGGGCTTCGTGATaaagaaaaattgttttatGCACCTATGTCTGGACTTGGGGATCTTCTTTATGACAAGGATGCTGTctatataaacataaatgacCACTTCGTTCAGTTTTCTAATGTTGGTGATGAGAATGGAGTGACACACAaag GAAAGGACCGAGATGTGGGTGAGGTTTTGGTGAAATCTCTTCAGAACACAAAGTACTCAGTTGatgaaaagttagaaaaaagCTTCATAAGCCTTTTTGGCCGGAAGCCTAATATGCCATTAGAGGCTCAAAATGATGGAAAAGATGATCATGAAACTGTAGAGCAGGCTCACAAAATAGAACcttcagagagagagaattctgGGGATGAAATTGAAGCAGACGAATCTGATGAAGAAAGTGATGGTGGAGATTTGGATGGTACAGAATCTTCAGATCAAGACGAAGCCATTCAAAAAGATGCAATGATAAAAAGTAAAGGTGGTGTTTCTGAAGAAGAGACTGTTGATACATTTGAGCAGCAATCTCCTCTTAAAGATCACTTGCAGGAACATGTTGAGTACCATGGTGGAAGGCTAAGGCGAAAAGCTCTCTTTGGAAAGGACACTGATCACAAGGATTTGAAG GATTCggaagaagagaatgaaaacAGTGATGATGGTGCAGATAACCAGACACCCTCTGGTTCAGATTTTTcagaggaagatggagaggatCATGAAATAGATG AAGATGACATGGGAAACATTTCAAAGTGGAAAGAGTCTTTGATGGAAAGGACTGTCTCGAGACAAAACACAAATCTTATGCAACTTGTATATGGGAAAGCTACATCAACACCAACTACAACTCTTAATGAATTACAAGATAGCAGTGACGATGAGGAAAGTGATGGAGACGACTTCTTTAAGCCAAAAGGAGAAGGGAAAAAG AATCTGGGAGAAGGATTTGATGAAGGAAATGTCAATGCTGAGGACTGTTCCAAATTCACAAATCtggaaaatctaaaaaactgGAAAGATGAAGAGCTTATTCAGAGTATTCATGACCGTTTTGTAACTGGTGATTGGCAAAAAGCTAAAAGTAGAAATAAGGTCCTGGGGTCCAAttctgaagaagaagatgatgacgatGCTGTCTATGGCGATTTTGAAGATTTAGAAGCCGAGTACACTAGGCATCAGACCAATGATATTGGCAATGGTGCAATTCAAAAGGAAAACGACACGGCAGCTGAGGAGCGAAGGCTTAAGAAGCTGGCTCTTCGAGCAAAGTTTGATGCGCA ATTTAACGGATCTGAATCACcagatgaagaagttgataaaaAGGATGGAGCCAAGTTTCATCGTGGTCAAGCTAATGAAAGTAGTTATTTTGACAAG TTGAAGGAGGAGATTGAAATTCGTAAACAGATGAATATATCTGAACTCAATGATCTTGATGAGCCCACCAGAATAGAGATAGAGGGCTTTCGGACAGGGACTTACCTGAGATTGGAGGTTCATGATGTTCCTTTTGAGATGGTTGAATATTTCGATCCATGCCATCCAATTTTGGTTGGCGGAGTTGGTCTTGGGGAGGAAAATGTCGGATACATGCAG GCCAGGTTGAAGCGGCACAGATGGCACAAGAAGTTACTGAAGAATAGAGATCCCATAATTGTTTCAATTGGATGGAGACGTTACCAAACTATACCTGTTTACGCCACTGAGGATCAAAATGGAAGGCATCGCATGCTTAAGTATACTCACGAACACATGCATTGCCTTGCCACATTCTGGGGTCCTCTTGCCCCTCCCAATACTGGTGTCGTTGCTGTTCAGAATGTATCCAACAATCag GCTACATTTAGGATTACTGCTACTGCAGTTGTGCTTGAGTTCAATCATGCGGCTCGAATAGTGAAGAAAATCAAGATGGTTGGTTACCCCTGCAAGATCTTCAAGAAGACAGCACTTATCAAGGATATGTTTACTTCAGATCTTGAAGTTGCTCGGTTTGAAGGTGCAGCTATTCAAACCGTCAGTGGGATTCGGGGCCAGGTTAAGAAG GCTGCAAAAGAAGAGATGGGCAACGAACCAAAAAAGAAGGGAGGACAGCCTAGAGAAGGGATTGCAAGGTGTACCTTTGAGGATAAGATCAAGATGAGTGACATTGTTTTCTTGCGTGCATGGACTCAAGTCGAAGTTCCTTGCTTTTACAACCCATTGTCAACAGCCTTGCAACCTCGCGAGCAGACCTGGCAAGGAATGAAAACTGTAGCTGAATTGAGGAGAGAATACAATCTTCCCATTCCTCTTAACAAGGATTCACTCTACAAG CCAATTGAAAGGAAGCCAAAGAAGTTCAACCCATTGGTGATACCGAAGAACTTGCAGGCAGCTCTCCCATTTGCATCAAAGCCCAAGGACATTCCTAGTCGGAAACGACCACTTCTTGAAAAGAGAAGACCGGCTGTGGTCATGGAGCCTCATGAGCGAAAAGTTCATGCTCTTGTTCAACATCTTCAATTGATTAGAAATGAGAAG ATGAAGAAGCGAAAGCTTAAGGAAGACAAGAGGAAGAAAGAACTCGAGGTAGAGAGAACCAAAGATGAGCAGTTGTCGAGAAAGCGTCAGAGAGAAGAAAGACGGGAGAGATATCGGGAGCAAGAtaaactgaagaagaagaaaattcgGAGAAATGCATAG
- the LOC121255190 gene encoding ribosome biogenesis protein BMS1 homolog isoform X1, protein MALDSTGIDQSHKVHRTRQAGPKKKAKSDKKKKNISENDRKQNPKAFAFSSSVKAKRLQSRSVEKEQRRLHVPLIDRSYGEPAPFVVVVHGPPQVGKSLLIKSLVKHYTKHNMSEVRGPITIVSGKQRRLQFIECPNDINGMIDAAKFADLALLLIDGSYGFEMETFEFLNILQVHGFPKVMGVLTHLDKFKDAKKLRKTKQRLKHRFWTEIYDGAKLFYLSGLIHGKYAKREIHNLARFISVMKFHPLSWRASHPYILVDRLEDVTPPEQVRMNKKCDRNITLYGYLRGCNMKKGTKVHIAGVGDYGLAGITGLADPCPLPSAAKKKGLRDKEKLFYAPMSGLGDLLYDKDAVYININDHFVQFSNVGDENGVTHKAGKDRDVGEVLVKSLQNTKYSVDEKLEKSFISLFGRKPNMPLEAQNDGKDDHETVEQAHKIEPSERENSGDEIEADESDEESDGGDLDGTESSDQDEAIQKDAMIKSKGGVSEEETVDTFEQQSPLKDHLQEHVEYHGGRLRRKALFGKDTDHKDLKDSEEENENSDDGADNQTPSGSDFSEEDGEDHEIDEDDMGNISKWKESLMERTVSRQNTNLMQLVYGKATSTPTTTLNELQDSSDDEESDGDDFFKPKGEGKKNLGEGFDEGNVNAEDCSKFTNLENLKNWKDEELIQSIHDRFVTGDWQKAKSRNKVLGSNSEEEDDDDAVYGDFEDLEAEYTRHQTNDIGNGAIQKENDTAAEERRLKKLALRAKFDAQFNGSESPDEEVDKKDGAKFHRGQANESSYFDKLKEEIEIRKQMNISELNDLDEPTRIEIEGFRTGTYLRLEVHDVPFEMVEYFDPCHPILVGGVGLGEENVGYMQARLKRHRWHKKLLKNRDPIIVSIGWRRYQTIPVYATEDQNGRHRMLKYTHEHMHCLATFWGPLAPPNTGVVAVQNVSNNQATFRITATAVVLEFNHAARIVKKIKMVGYPCKIFKKTALIKDMFTSDLEVARFEGAAIQTVSGIRGQVKKAAKEEMGNEPKKKGGQPREGIARCTFEDKIKMSDIVFLRAWTQVEVPCFYNPLSTALQPREQTWQGMKTVAELRREYNLPIPLNKDSLYKPIERKPKKFNPLVIPKNLQAALPFASKPKDIPSRKRPLLEKRRPAVVMEPHERKVHALVQHLQLIRNEKMKKRKLKEDKRKKELEVERTKDEQLSRKRQREERRERYREQDKLKKKKIRRNA, encoded by the exons ATGGCTTTAGACAGTACTGGCATTGATCAGTCGCACAAGGTGCATCGAACTCGCCAGGCCGGTCCCAAGAAGAAGGCGAAATccgacaagaagaagaaaaacatttcCGAGAACGACAGGAAACAAAACCCTAAG GCATTTGCTTTTAGTTCTTCGGTGAAAGCGAAGCGATTACAGTCGCGGTCGGTCGAGAAAGAACAGAGAAGGCTTCACGTCCCGCTGATTGATCGGTCTTATGGCGAACCGGCACCGTTTGTTGTTGTGGTGCATGGTCCTCCCCAG GTTGGGAAATCGCTCCTGATAAAGTCTCTTGTAAAGCATTATACCAAACACAACATGTCTGAGGTTCGAGGGCCAATCACAATTGTATCAG GTAAGCAAAGGCGACTACAGTTTATTGAGTGCCCAAACGATATCAATGGCATGATTGACGCAGCAAAGTTTGCTGATCTTGCTTTGCTTCTTATAGATGGAAGTTATGGTTTCGAAATG GAAACGTTTGAATTCCTGAATATATTGCAAGTTCATGGGTTCCCAAAGGTTATGGGAGTTCTTACTCACCTTGATAAGTTTAAGGATGCAAAGAAACTGAGGAAAACAAAGCAGCGTCTCAAGCATCGTTTCTGGACCGAAATATATGATGGAgcaaaattgttttatttatctgGTTTAATTCATGGGAA GTATGCTAAGCGTGAAATTCACAATCTTGCACGGTTTATCTCTGTAATGAAATTTCATCCCCTGTCTTGGCGAGCTTCTCATCCTTATATTTTAGTAGATCGACTTGAAGATGTCACTCCTCCTGAGCAAGTGCgaatgaataaaaaatgtgaTAGAAACATCACTCTTTATGGTTATTTGCGAGGCTGTAATATGAAGAAGGGGACTAAG GTGCATATTGCTGGTGTGGGTGATTACGGTTTAGCTGGCATTACAGGGTTAGCTGATCCCTGTCCTTTACCATCAGCTGCAAAAAAGAAAGGGCTTCGTGATaaagaaaaattgttttatGCACCTATGTCTGGACTTGGGGATCTTCTTTATGACAAGGATGCTGTctatataaacataaatgacCACTTCGTTCAGTTTTCTAATGTTGGTGATGAGAATGGAGTGACACACAaag CAGGAAAGGACCGAGATGTGGGTGAGGTTTTGGTGAAATCTCTTCAGAACACAAAGTACTCAGTTGatgaaaagttagaaaaaagCTTCATAAGCCTTTTTGGCCGGAAGCCTAATATGCCATTAGAGGCTCAAAATGATGGAAAAGATGATCATGAAACTGTAGAGCAGGCTCACAAAATAGAACcttcagagagagagaattctgGGGATGAAATTGAAGCAGACGAATCTGATGAAGAAAGTGATGGTGGAGATTTGGATGGTACAGAATCTTCAGATCAAGACGAAGCCATTCAAAAAGATGCAATGATAAAAAGTAAAGGTGGTGTTTCTGAAGAAGAGACTGTTGATACATTTGAGCAGCAATCTCCTCTTAAAGATCACTTGCAGGAACATGTTGAGTACCATGGTGGAAGGCTAAGGCGAAAAGCTCTCTTTGGAAAGGACACTGATCACAAGGATTTGAAG GATTCggaagaagagaatgaaaacAGTGATGATGGTGCAGATAACCAGACACCCTCTGGTTCAGATTTTTcagaggaagatggagaggatCATGAAATAGATG AAGATGACATGGGAAACATTTCAAAGTGGAAAGAGTCTTTGATGGAAAGGACTGTCTCGAGACAAAACACAAATCTTATGCAACTTGTATATGGGAAAGCTACATCAACACCAACTACAACTCTTAATGAATTACAAGATAGCAGTGACGATGAGGAAAGTGATGGAGACGACTTCTTTAAGCCAAAAGGAGAAGGGAAAAAG AATCTGGGAGAAGGATTTGATGAAGGAAATGTCAATGCTGAGGACTGTTCCAAATTCACAAATCtggaaaatctaaaaaactgGAAAGATGAAGAGCTTATTCAGAGTATTCATGACCGTTTTGTAACTGGTGATTGGCAAAAAGCTAAAAGTAGAAATAAGGTCCTGGGGTCCAAttctgaagaagaagatgatgacgatGCTGTCTATGGCGATTTTGAAGATTTAGAAGCCGAGTACACTAGGCATCAGACCAATGATATTGGCAATGGTGCAATTCAAAAGGAAAACGACACGGCAGCTGAGGAGCGAAGGCTTAAGAAGCTGGCTCTTCGAGCAAAGTTTGATGCGCA ATTTAACGGATCTGAATCACcagatgaagaagttgataaaaAGGATGGAGCCAAGTTTCATCGTGGTCAAGCTAATGAAAGTAGTTATTTTGACAAG TTGAAGGAGGAGATTGAAATTCGTAAACAGATGAATATATCTGAACTCAATGATCTTGATGAGCCCACCAGAATAGAGATAGAGGGCTTTCGGACAGGGACTTACCTGAGATTGGAGGTTCATGATGTTCCTTTTGAGATGGTTGAATATTTCGATCCATGCCATCCAATTTTGGTTGGCGGAGTTGGTCTTGGGGAGGAAAATGTCGGATACATGCAG GCCAGGTTGAAGCGGCACAGATGGCACAAGAAGTTACTGAAGAATAGAGATCCCATAATTGTTTCAATTGGATGGAGACGTTACCAAACTATACCTGTTTACGCCACTGAGGATCAAAATGGAAGGCATCGCATGCTTAAGTATACTCACGAACACATGCATTGCCTTGCCACATTCTGGGGTCCTCTTGCCCCTCCCAATACTGGTGTCGTTGCTGTTCAGAATGTATCCAACAATCag GCTACATTTAGGATTACTGCTACTGCAGTTGTGCTTGAGTTCAATCATGCGGCTCGAATAGTGAAGAAAATCAAGATGGTTGGTTACCCCTGCAAGATCTTCAAGAAGACAGCACTTATCAAGGATATGTTTACTTCAGATCTTGAAGTTGCTCGGTTTGAAGGTGCAGCTATTCAAACCGTCAGTGGGATTCGGGGCCAGGTTAAGAAG GCTGCAAAAGAAGAGATGGGCAACGAACCAAAAAAGAAGGGAGGACAGCCTAGAGAAGGGATTGCAAGGTGTACCTTTGAGGATAAGATCAAGATGAGTGACATTGTTTTCTTGCGTGCATGGACTCAAGTCGAAGTTCCTTGCTTTTACAACCCATTGTCAACAGCCTTGCAACCTCGCGAGCAGACCTGGCAAGGAATGAAAACTGTAGCTGAATTGAGGAGAGAATACAATCTTCCCATTCCTCTTAACAAGGATTCACTCTACAAG CCAATTGAAAGGAAGCCAAAGAAGTTCAACCCATTGGTGATACCGAAGAACTTGCAGGCAGCTCTCCCATTTGCATCAAAGCCCAAGGACATTCCTAGTCGGAAACGACCACTTCTTGAAAAGAGAAGACCGGCTGTGGTCATGGAGCCTCATGAGCGAAAAGTTCATGCTCTTGTTCAACATCTTCAATTGATTAGAAATGAGAAG ATGAAGAAGCGAAAGCTTAAGGAAGACAAGAGGAAGAAAGAACTCGAGGTAGAGAGAACCAAAGATGAGCAGTTGTCGAGAAAGCGTCAGAGAGAAGAAAGACGGGAGAGATATCGGGAGCAAGAtaaactgaagaagaagaaaattcgGAGAAATGCATAG